The Plectropomus leopardus isolate mb chromosome 1, YSFRI_Pleo_2.0, whole genome shotgun sequence sequence TCCACCTCACTATTATatgatttacattaaaaaaatctcattgttaTTTACCCCCAAACCTATAAGCTGTTACATATTTGTTTCCCTGTGTCCATTTATAAGTTGAAACCTACAAACCTCAACAGATATGCTTATTGAGTCTAAAATGTCTGGattatttccaatatttttgcattgcatTACATAATTCTAGAGCAGCATATTACATTTCATATCTGAATtaatgcatttaataatttccaCAAGGTAGCCTGATAAAATAATCTGAAGTtctccttattttttatttaatctaattaaatttcattccaaTTTACAAATTATTATACCAATTCATctgtaagaaaaagaaaactattttcttGTAATGCGTGATAAAACAGCTAATGTCTGATGATgtaaaagttgaaaacaaatCACTTTTCTATCCAATAAGTACCAATTACTGGATGAATTAATGGTGTTTAAATTGTAGAATATTATATTGCTTTAATTCTCACAGATGATTATGTAGCTTCAGACCAATTGTTTGATTCCAATCTCACCAACTTCCATTATCAAAGTTTCCCATTTACACACATGGGCCGACATTCAGAACTGTGTCTCATCTTACAAGGACCTtttgatactgatactgaaCTTTTATCTATTATTCTCCATCTGTAGCCCCTTCACAATATTTAGGAATGTCCTCTTGAAAGGTTTCTTCTATTTCATAAACTGAGATCTGAGTTGGGCACATCGACATTGTGAATGTATCATAGTATGATACTGGGCTTAAGTCTTACAAGTAAGCCAGATATTCTATCATTTCTGAATCACCTTATCTCTGTGACTATAGCATGACTCTAGTCTGAAACCATACTCCAAAGTACTTGATAAAATGAtcagcactttttgtttttttccaagttaatttgtcttttaattttttttctataaagaaCTAGGCCtttaatatacatattttatgtgtgtgtgtgtgtgtgtgtgtgtgtgtgtgtgttaagatgTCAGAGTAGGATACTTAAAATCCTGAACTCAAGGTGGACAATGTTAAAACTATCAAGTCAATTTCATGAGGTTaacaactttaatttttttttattcaattcaCGCAGAAAATATGGTTTAATATGCACACAGTAGGCTATTAAGTTGACCTTAAtatcagcattaaaaaaatgaataaacataaattaatatatacacacataaatataatatttaatataatatatttgcaattatatattatattattataatgtaatataaaatactTGTCATGCAGTTATCTAGGTTGTCTGATTCTTAATTTTCCTTTGttcatgttcctttttttcagtcagtttaacGTTAATGTGTTGCTTTTGTAGATTACATGCATACACTTTTaaataaagtgagaaaaaaagacaacaaagaaagaaatctcGCGAGACCTGTGTGAAGCAGCCGACGATTGACTCCCTTTTTAGGAAATGGTCAAATCCGTCGTTCTAGTttgttgaaaacaaacaaaatcatctttaaaacattttcatgtctAAAATTAATTCACTTTTCAGAcaaagttaatgtttttaacaattttagcAACAGATGGGCCTCTAAGCTTTGTGTGCGTCAGTACGTAAAGCACTTAACGGTCGTCACGTCGGACGTCAGCTGGGTGAGTGTTTTGAAAGGAGATGGCTGGCTAGCTGCTGAGAGATTGGGATTACACTACAGCGGAAAACGTAGCTAACTAGGTAGCTTTTTTGATGTTCTCGACGTGTCTGCTTTGAATATGACAGCCTTGTTGTCAGTACTGTTGGGACAACGTCAGTAGCCACACAGCTGTCCCAGTTTGTTATGCTTGTAGTGTTGTATCGTACCGCTAGCAGcgccagctaacgttagctagctaggTATGCTAACGCAGCAGGCTAGCTAATCTAATCGTAGGCTGACTCAGCCTGACAGTAACGTTGACAAGATTTGGCTCCGAGATGTGTAAAACTCATGTAACCATTTAAGGTCAGCGACTGTCTCAATCGCTCAGTTTACTTTACATTTAAGTCGACCGCACACGTGAACTCGCTGACAAACTATTTTGTTAGCTGACAGCTGCCAACGTTAGCCCGTGGGTTGTTAGGAGCTGATCAGGGGATCGAACTGACTTGTTGATTTCGCCATTAACCAGATTATGAACGGTGAAAGATCCAGACCAGACTCCCCCCTGTACGGGTGATGGCAGCACGTCTGCAGTCATATGACAGTAACTCCAGTGACACCGAAAACTGGGAACGAAACGCAACAAGCCGACCTCGCAAACTTTGCAAGCATTCGAGGTGAGCCATGGCAGCAATTTAGTGTCACTCACTGTTAGGAGGCAGTGCTAATGCTGGATTATAGATTAGCCACACATTTGTTACCTAAAATTTGAATTGATAATGTATCATTAAAGTAAACACTGTTAGGTGTTGCTCAAAGGTATTTGAAATATCAGATGATAGCGATACTTTATATGTGTATCATGTTATTTATCCTCATGTTGTACGTCATAACTCATGTCTCCTGTAACCTCAGTAACCTTAGATGTGGGCCTAACCTTAGTACAGAgtcaaaaatgtttatgttaattTCAAAACAAGCAGTATATTATGTGGTCTGCAACAAAAACAGGGCATATATGACACTGTACAGCGATGAATTTGCCAGTGGtcagatttttccaaaaaatagaTTCCCATTTGGTTAGTTTATTCACATTTAGTATGTCAGGTGAGTTTATGTAATGTCAtcttaatttgtattatttttattatcaatatttgCAGATATGTTTTACAATTAAACATACTGCCATATTAGATTTTAACCATATTACTTATAAAAAGTACATTGCCATTTTGGAAAACGgctatttagtttttaaaaacatcaagtgATTATTTGTTAACCGAAGTGTAAGCGGTTTATGTGTGGCATAAATGTATACACAACAAAGATGTAACAGTGTGCAAAATATATCACGTCTTAGCCTCTTTGACATGTATGTTAATGGTCCACTTTCTGTCAGTTTTAGTCAGGAAAGAGCCCGACATGCTCATGAATtagaattaaattaatttacacTAAACAGAAAAGTTAATTTTGGTGCTAAAAGTATTTTACTTAACTCCTGCTAACTTATGTTATACCTGATCTAATTTATGGCGTTGGCTCCTCCTTCACACCCCGTTAGATTCCTTTCCTTTATCATTTTTGTATTGTTAGTTTTTCCTGCTGAAGGAACAATAGAAAGGCGGATATGATGACAGAATAGAGAAGGCAGGAAGAGTTGAGACTTGTCGGTTTGGTTTCAGGCCAAGGGGGGTGTGTCCTGTACTTATGATGTTTGCCTGTTGTGAGTGGATGGGTTTCTACTGACTACACTTTATTACCCTGCAGCTGCGCCTATCACTTTCCTTTTGTTACTTTTatgaaattaataatttgtatactgatcttttttttctgtaaacagaTTTGACCTGGAACTAATCTTAAATGAAGAGTTACATAGTGTACTATCCTCTGTCTTCTGGtgcttttacaattttttgccCTTGACTTCATGTGTACTTTTTCTGTCTAACTGTAATTACAAGGTTTGATAAGACATCTTGTGTGATTCAAAGCTCAGGAATGTCTGAAATTTCTTTTGTGTCAGATGTTAGGCATCAAAGATGAGAGCAAAACGACTTTGCTCCTCTGGCattgagaaagaaagagagaggaatgTTAAgtatgcttttgttttgaaaagcagaAGTCAGGCCCGAACAACTCGATTGGAGGCAGAACAGAGGAAGATGAGCATGCATGGTGCCAGTGGAGGCTGTGACCGCTCACGTGACCGCCGCCGCTCCAGCGATCGCTCTAGGGACTCCTCACATGAGAGAGAAGGCCAGCTCACCCCCTGCATTCGCAACGTCACCTCACCCACCCGCCAACACAACAGTGGTGAGTGTGCGTGGAAAGAACAGAGGGCTTATATGGATATCATATTAGAGGCCTACAGCTTTTGGCAGCTACTGTTGAGAATAGCTAACTGCATTTATCAACGTGCAGCTCAGACATGATTTATAGTCAGCAGTAAATCACCTGTTTGTGTTTAGGCCAAGACAGCTTGTAGTCTAATTGTCTAGATTGAAGACACACATGTTCTGGTCCTTTTCAGTCTGGTTGTTTTAGATCACATATTACTACCATCAGACCACTGTTAAAATGGATGCAAAAGATGGTAACATATCATGATGCTCattaatgagaaaatacaaaagcCTCTTAATCGAGCTGCAAAATGATAGAAAATGCATGTCAGTAATGAAGTAGTTGTATGTTTCTAATGGGATGTTTGCTTTGTCCTAAGTTAAAATGGAAAACTGTCCTTTGTGAGTCATTCCGCTGCCTTTCTGTGCGTAGACCGTGAACGAGATGGTGGCCCGTCATCAAGGCCCAGTAGTCCACGGCCTCAAAGAGTCTCTCCCAGTGGCTCCAGCAGCAGCGGCGTGGTGAGCAGTCGCAACAGCAGCCTGTCCAGTACCGAAGGCACCTTCAAGAGCTTGGGAGTTGGAGAAATGGTTTTTGTCTACGAGAATCCCAAGGAGGGAGGAGTTGGTGCGACTGTGGGAAACCGCAACATAAGAACCTCAGAAAGAGTCACTCTGATTGTTGATAACACACGCTTTGTAGTAGATCCTTCCATCTTCACTGCACAACCCAATACCATGTTGGGCAGGTACAGTATACCTTCACCATCATTCTTATCTGTCATTATTCATTATCGCCACAACTAAATGAAAGTATTTAACTAATTGTCAGTGTATAAATTCAGTATATATATGCATTTAAATGTAGGTATGAAAGTgctatggattttttttatttctgttgtatgtCTTCAAGAGAATAAACCAAAATTATCTTTATTTCAGAATGTTTGGATCTGGAAGAGAACATAATTTCACTCGGCCCAACGAGAAGGGGGAGTATGAGGTGGCCGAGGGCATTAGCTCAACAGTTTTCCGAGCAATTCTGGTCAGTCCCTCTCTGaaattcactgtttttatcaatGATGATagactgaaaatgaaacacCTCACAGTGTAACACAGTACAGTCCGACACCACCACAAACTACAGCCTCCAAAATGATCCTAAAGCAACACCCCTCTAAGATAgtgtcaacaaaaactgaaatgaaactgGGATTTGTAGCAGGGCTGTTATATGGTTCCCTGCATTCTATTTAGCTAGGTGCATCAAAGAAGCTGACAACTGATTGTTAGAACTCTTATTTTGAATAAATGCAGGAAATGTAGTTTTACTTTGTGATACAGTAAGTGAGTGATGGCTTGGCATTAAGTATCAGGCATACATACAACAAATTAACAGTCTTAAAGCAGATAACTCGTTCATCCTGTTTCCTGACTAACTGCGTGTCACCCTCAGTCTACTGAGAACTCATCTCGTTACAGTTTAACAGATTGACTAATGAATGAGAAAAGTCTAacctgtggtgctcaaaacCTTATATTAGATGCCAAAAGTATTCACCTAAGTAATGTAgtaatatgtagtttttaaatgaaaactttgaGATTTAATCTGGTCACTTCAttactttatatatatgtcataCATGAGTTAACAGATTAACCCTATTTTACACAGTCTACAGGATTAACACAGTGTTTTAAATGATGCCCTTCTGTGTGATTTCTGTCTAATTGACAGGATTACTACAAATCTGGGATAATCCGCTGTCCTGATGGAATCTCCATCCCTGAGTTGCGGGAGGCGTGTGACTATCTATGCATCTCCTTTGACTACAGCACCATTAAATGCAGAGACCTTAGTGAGTATTTCCTCTTGGGCACTGACGCTGTTAGTGTTACACATTAACGGTGGCAGTTTGCGTCAGTGTGAATAAGAGACACAGCAAAGCTGCTTTTATGGGTCTACAATCttatacaacacaaaacatgtcAAGCAGCAAGGGAAATGCATAATCACAaatgtattctatttttttttgtttgtttgtttgtttttttaaggtttttataTATGGCCTCTAAGGCTTTACGCAAGTTTAACTCATGGTTCAAGTTCTGAAGGCCAGTATGAATCTGTTCACATCTTTTAAGCAGTACAATCTGTCTTGTTATCAGGTGCCCTGATGCATGAGCTGTCCAATGATGGAGCTCGGCGGCAGTTTGAGTTTTACCTGGAGGAAATGGTTCTGCCTTTAATGGTGGCCAGTGCCCAGAGTGGAGAGAGGGAATGTCACATTGTAGTCCTTACTGACGATGATGTGGTCGACTGGGATGAAGAATATCCACCACAAATGGGAGAAGAGTATTCACAGAGTAAGTACACACtaatacagacacacaggtcTGTGCACAtacagaagacagacatctgaccaagaaatgttgttttggttCTCTTCACAGTTATCTACAGCACTAAACTGTACAGATTTTTCAAGTACATTGAAAACCGAGATGTTGCCAAATCAGTTTTAAAGGAGAGAggattaaagaaaataagactGGGCATTGAAGGTAAGTTTACCTTTCAAATAATaaagtgacacatttttttaatcccttGTCAGCAAAGCCAGCTTTCAGTGAAATGCATATTACAGACACAGAAATCAAAGATATCAAGAATAGCAGCGCATAATGTATGAACAGAAAACTACACTGAATGTTGTACTAATTTGGGGCTGAGGGCTTTCATCCAGACAAtccaaaaaacacagtaataaagaaaaagggaaaacaaaaacactcgACAGACCTGTTAGTTTGTTGCAGATTGGAtatagaaggaaaaaaagctccAATTAGTTAATGTCTCACCTGACTGACTAAAGGACAGGGATATGGAAGGACCGAAACATTCACATTGATGGTATACTGtgtgactgaaaacaaaagaagcagaAGTTGTATGATAGAGAAGATACAGATAAGAGGGGATTATTTTGACATTACTGAGAACAATGTCTGCTTAGATGCAAGCTTGTTTTAATTTACTTGTGTGATAGTGCGATTGGTTTTAACATGCCACTTATTATGTGCATTCTATTAACAACAGAAGTGCCAAAACGTTGGTCCAGGCcccagacaaaacaaaatagcttCATGTATTGCAACATTGAAGGAATTAAGTTTTCAAGGACATTGAAAGCACATTACCAATTCATTGGTCTGGCTCTGCCCCtgttttctgtgcatgtgtgtaataTATTAATAGACAAAATGTTTAGGAAAATGCTTTTAAGTCTTTGCTTATTGGATGTTTACCCATCTGTTTAACCAGTTTCTTCATTTATCAGATTAATGATGTGAAACTGATCAGTGAAAGAAGATTTTCACTGCCAGAAAGATGGTCTTTTACTAAAAATAggatgtctatgcagtagagagatgcaaatacttttgaaagtggTGCCTCATGACCAGAGAAAAGGGGCCTTGGCATCCGCATTTGCTCAAGAGataaaaaacctacaactaccagaatgcactacACCACACTCGATCAATAAATGCTCCTAATGGTAGATGACGTAATGTGAGTTTTCCATTCAGAATCTATATGACAGCTGACTGGTTACAAATGATGTCGTATTACAGTTAAGCACTGAAACATCATTAGTGTGTTTAGTACTTCACCTAATGGGTTTTTAGCTCTCTTCCCatcattgtggtgtttttgtaaTCTATCCGAGGATGACTTGTTAACAAAAACCGAGCTAATGATTTGTCCACATTTCTCCTTTGCCAGGCTACCCCACATATAAAGAGAAGGTCAAAAAACGACCAGGAGGTCGTCCAGAGGTCATTTACAACTATGTACAGAGGCCCTTCATCCGCATGTCCTGGGAAAAGGAAGAGGGTAAAAGCCGCCATGTGGACTTCCAATGTGTCAAGTCTAAGTCCATCACTAACctggcggcagcagcagcagacatcCCCCAGGACCAGCTGGTGGTGATGCACCCTGGACCCCAAGTGGATGAACTGGACATCCTACCTAATCACCCACCTAGTGGGAATCACTACAGCAACAACTACAGCAACGAGCCTGACCCTGATGCACCTTCACCTGCTGTCTGAGGACACACGAGTCCTCGTTCAATGCCTCTGCCCCTCTCCTACTCCTCTAGTCCCTCTCCCAGCATGCTGCAGCATGGAGCGCCAGGGGCACCATAACCATATTGCCTTGACACCTCCTTTGCAGCCTTAGAGCCTCAAGAACCTGGTTGACTGTAGAAAACGAGACTCGAGTGACATAAGACTGGTGAAAGGAAGAGTTcactattattttaattttgttttttacttgaccaaagcaatttatttttctgtttggaaaaaaatcagtaaaacacTTATTAtgattaacattattatttacaatgtTATTGTACCTTAATTTGATGGGTTTGGCCGAGCACTCTTGTGGTGTCACTGTTTTCTCACAGGTTTTATTTCACtgataattttgattttgattctCTTGGGTGGCCTAACTACTAAATGTGCTTTGTGGGGAAGAATACAAGACTTGATAAGGAGAAAATATGACTTGCTGGTCATGGAGAAAATCAGTAATCACCGCATCGTGTCATGATCTCCAGTTGAACTCCTCTCGGATGTCTTTGAATCTTGTAATTGGGTATGTAGTCATTGGCTGGATCTGATATGTGATGTTATGCTCCTCCCGCAGCCGAGATATTAAGCAGAGCACAGGCTGTTGTGGTCAGAATCTTTTTGTGCAAAGCTTaaaattgttgttaaaaaaataaaacgtaAGATCatcaaataaagacatcaaaatAACGATTTTTTGTATATTCGCTCCTTAATCATTAAACCTGTTAATATTTTCATAAGCTGTCTCACAGGAACATTGAACGTTGATGTTCACTGAAGGGTGACATCTTACACAGAATGAATCAGGAGCTTTCAGTTATCTTTTTACAATGAATAAAAGATCAAGAGATACAGCAGGAATATTTTAAGCAGCATTTAAATCATACAAGAATAAACCAGAGAGGTCTTTGTAGACATCGTGCACATTTTTAGAGCAGAttctcaagtaaaaaaaaaaagggcacccgactcataattatttataaaaaataaagttacatagaTTAGTGcatcttttacttatttagttAAATATCTGTTAATTCCAATACCCACAAACCCCTGCAGTAGTTGTGGTTTCATTTCAC is a genomic window containing:
- the btbd10b gene encoding BTB/POZ domain-containing protein 10 isoform X1 translates to MAARLQSYDSNSSDTENWERNATSRPRKLCKHSSRSQARTTRLEAEQRKMSMHGASGGCDRSRDRRRSSDRSRDSSHEREGQLTPCIRNVTSPTRQHNSDRERDGGPSSRPSSPRPQRVSPSGSSSSGVVSSRNSSLSSTEGTFKSLGVGEMVFVYENPKEGGVGATVGNRNIRTSERVTLIVDNTRFVVDPSIFTAQPNTMLGRMFGSGREHNFTRPNEKGEYEVAEGISSTVFRAILDYYKSGIIRCPDGISIPELREACDYLCISFDYSTIKCRDLSALMHELSNDGARRQFEFYLEEMVLPLMVASAQSGERECHIVVLTDDDVVDWDEEYPPQMGEEYSQIIYSTKLYRFFKYIENRDVAKSVLKERGLKKIRLGIEGYPTYKEKVKKRPGGRPEVIYNYVQRPFIRMSWEKEEGKSRHVDFQCVKSKSITNLAAAAADIPQDQLVVMHPGPQVDELDILPNHPPSGNHYSNNYSNEPDPDAPSPAV
- the btbd10b gene encoding BTB/POZ domain-containing protein 10 isoform X2 gives rise to the protein MAARLQSYDSNSSDTENWERNATSRPRKLCKHSRSQARTTRLEAEQRKMSMHGASGGCDRSRDRRRSSDRSRDSSHEREGQLTPCIRNVTSPTRQHNSDRERDGGPSSRPSSPRPQRVSPSGSSSSGVVSSRNSSLSSTEGTFKSLGVGEMVFVYENPKEGGVGATVGNRNIRTSERVTLIVDNTRFVVDPSIFTAQPNTMLGRMFGSGREHNFTRPNEKGEYEVAEGISSTVFRAILDYYKSGIIRCPDGISIPELREACDYLCISFDYSTIKCRDLSALMHELSNDGARRQFEFYLEEMVLPLMVASAQSGERECHIVVLTDDDVVDWDEEYPPQMGEEYSQIIYSTKLYRFFKYIENRDVAKSVLKERGLKKIRLGIEGYPTYKEKVKKRPGGRPEVIYNYVQRPFIRMSWEKEEGKSRHVDFQCVKSKSITNLAAAAADIPQDQLVVMHPGPQVDELDILPNHPPSGNHYSNNYSNEPDPDAPSPAV
- the btbd10b gene encoding BTB/POZ domain-containing protein 10 isoform X3, translating into MSMHGASGGCDRSRDRRRSSDRSRDSSHEREGQLTPCIRNVTSPTRQHNSDRERDGGPSSRPSSPRPQRVSPSGSSSSGVVSSRNSSLSSTEGTFKSLGVGEMVFVYENPKEGGVGATVGNRNIRTSERVTLIVDNTRFVVDPSIFTAQPNTMLGRMFGSGREHNFTRPNEKGEYEVAEGISSTVFRAILDYYKSGIIRCPDGISIPELREACDYLCISFDYSTIKCRDLSALMHELSNDGARRQFEFYLEEMVLPLMVASAQSGERECHIVVLTDDDVVDWDEEYPPQMGEEYSQIIYSTKLYRFFKYIENRDVAKSVLKERGLKKIRLGIEGYPTYKEKVKKRPGGRPEVIYNYVQRPFIRMSWEKEEGKSRHVDFQCVKSKSITNLAAAAADIPQDQLVVMHPGPQVDELDILPNHPPSGNHYSNNYSNEPDPDAPSPAV